The genome window CCTGACCTTCGCCGGGATGCTCCTGTTTTTCCGCAACGAAACCGGATTTGGCGGCAACAACGGCTTCACCAATTTCCGCTCGATCCTGGGCTTCGGCATCACCGAGCCAGGCACCCGGGCGGTGCTGTTTTTCGCCACGGTGTTGCTGCTGGTGGCGAGCCTGTTCATCGGCTGGCGCCTGGCCCGCAGCAAGTTCGGCCGGGTACTGACCGCCCTGCGGGACGCGGAAAACCGCCTGATGTTCTGCGGCTACGATCCCCGTGGTTTCAAGCTGTTCGTCTGGGTATTGAGCGCGGTGCTGTGCGGCCTGGCCGGGGCGTTGTACGTGCCGCAGGTGGGCATCATCAACCCCAGCGAAATGTCGCCGACCAACTCCATCGAGGCCGCCGTTTGGGTCGCCCTTGGCGGGCGCGGCACGTTGATCGGGCCGTTGCTGGGCGCCGGGGTCGTGAACGGCATGAAGAGCTGGTTCACCGTGGCGTTTCCTGAATATTGGCTGTTCTTCCTCGGCGCCCTGTTCATCGTCGTGACCCTGTATCTGCCCAAGGGTGTGATCGGGTTGCTGAAGAAAAGGAGCGAATGATGCGAATCACACCTACGGCGGATTTCATGCTCGAACCCATCCTGGAGCCCAACAAGGACCAAGGCAGCAGTCGCGACGCCATCGGCCTCGGCCAGGCAGCCGGCGTGGGCCTGAACACCCGCCACGGCACCATCCTGACCCTGGAAGACATCAGCGTCAGCTTCGATGGCTTCAA of Pseudomonas fluorescens contains these proteins:
- the urtC gene encoding urea ABC transporter permease subunit UrtC; its protein translation is MNQPLMLTATQKAGPKLTLAVGALILAVLLSLPLLSLLAADNPLHVSAYTLTLVGKILCYAIVALALDLVWGYAGLLSLGHGLFFALGGYAMGMYLMRQAAGDGLPAFMTFLSWTELPWYWAGTDSFLWAMCLVVLAPGLLALAFGFFAFRSRIKGVYFSIMTQALTFAGMLLFFRNETGFGGNNGFTNFRSILGFGITEPGTRAVLFFATVLLLVASLFIGWRLARSKFGRVLTALRDAENRLMFCGYDPRGFKLFVWVLSAVLCGLAGALYVPQVGIINPSEMSPTNSIEAAVWVALGGRGTLIGPLLGAGVVNGMKSWFTVAFPEYWLFFLGALFIVVTLYLPKGVIGLLKKRSE